Proteins from a single region of Streptomyces glaucescens:
- a CDS encoding CDP-alcohol phosphatidyltransferase family protein, protein MEVQETRVQTDRVLTIPNILSMARLVGVPLFLWLILRPEFGGPKSDGWALLVLALSGVSDYLDGKLARRWNQISSLGRLLDPAADRLYILSTLVGLTWREILPLWLTAVLLARELVLLVMVGILRRHGYPPPQVNFLGKAATFNLMYAFPLLLLSDGTGWLSSLAAIFGWAFAGWGTTLYWWAGVLYVVQVRRLVRADAEAD, encoded by the coding sequence GTGGAGGTCCAGGAGACCCGTGTTCAGACAGACCGGGTCCTCACCATCCCGAACATCCTCAGCATGGCGCGTCTCGTCGGCGTGCCCCTCTTCCTGTGGCTGATCCTCAGGCCGGAGTTCGGCGGCCCCAAGAGCGACGGCTGGGCGCTGCTGGTGCTGGCTCTCAGCGGCGTCAGCGACTACCTGGACGGCAAGCTGGCCAGGCGCTGGAACCAGATCAGCAGCCTCGGCCGGCTTCTCGACCCCGCGGCCGACCGGCTGTACATCCTGTCGACCCTGGTCGGCCTCACCTGGCGGGAGATCCTGCCACTCTGGTTGACCGCCGTACTGCTGGCGCGGGAGCTGGTGCTCCTCGTGATGGTGGGCATCCTTCGGAGGCACGGCTATCCGCCGCCGCAGGTGAACTTCCTCGGGAAGGCCGCCACCTTCAACCTCATGTACGCCTTCCCGTTGCTGCTGCTCAGTGACGGAACTGGCTGGCTCTCGTCACTCGCTGCTATTTTCGGATGGGCGTTCGCCGGATGGGGTACAACCCTCTATTGGTGGGCAGGAGTCCTCTACGTGGTCCAAGTCCGCCGCCTCGTTCGTGCGGACGCCGAGGCCGATTGA
- a CDS encoding DUF881 domain-containing protein: MCGMPQEPPVRSTSTRAHARPDASMSLLTNVMDHSLDDGYAEAAARKKAAGDRGMPRTLRARLGLAAGLVLAALVVTVGAAQARVAAPALAKEREELVDRIDRETEAADELESDVDELRNEVDARRRAALKQSGGSDRMELMGILSGATEVHGPGVKLVVDDAKDSSAGGDGDPRGTSSFSDTGRVRDRDMQRVVNGLWESGAEAVSINGQRLTALSAIRAAGDAILVDNRPLVPPYTVLALGDGKNLSTRFQNSADGLYLHALQENFGIRTAISVEDELRLPAAPSVTVRTARPSTESAQPRTEKGTS, from the coding sequence ATGTGCGGCATGCCGCAGGAGCCCCCCGTTCGGAGCACGTCCACGCGCGCGCATGCGCGTCCGGACGCGTCCATGTCACTGCTCACCAATGTCATGGACCACAGCCTCGACGACGGCTACGCCGAGGCGGCGGCGCGCAAGAAGGCCGCGGGAGACAGGGGGATGCCCAGGACGCTGCGGGCCCGGCTGGGACTGGCCGCCGGTCTGGTCCTGGCGGCGCTCGTGGTCACCGTCGGCGCGGCACAGGCGCGCGTGGCCGCCCCCGCTCTCGCGAAGGAGCGGGAGGAGCTGGTCGACCGGATCGACCGGGAGACCGAGGCCGCCGACGAGCTGGAGAGCGATGTCGACGAGCTGCGGAACGAGGTCGACGCGCGCCGGCGGGCCGCGCTCAAGCAGAGCGGTGGCAGCGACCGCATGGAGCTGATGGGCATCCTGTCGGGCGCCACCGAGGTACACGGCCCGGGTGTGAAACTCGTCGTCGACGACGCCAAGGACTCCAGTGCCGGCGGTGACGGCGACCCGCGCGGGACCTCCAGCTTCTCCGACACCGGCCGGGTGCGTGACCGGGACATGCAGCGCGTGGTCAACGGTCTGTGGGAGTCGGGCGCGGAAGCCGTGTCGATCAACGGGCAGCGGCTGACCGCGCTGTCGGCGATCAGGGCCGCGGGCGACGCCATACTGGTCGACAACCGGCCGCTGGTCCCGCCGTACACCGTGCTCGCGCTGGGGGACGGCAAGAACCTGAGCACCCGGTTCCAGAACAGCGCCGACGGGCTCTACCTGCATGCCCTCCAGGAGAACTTCGGCATCCGGACCGCCATCTCCGTGGAGGACGAGCTGCGGCTTCCGGCCGCGCCGAGCGTGACCGTGCGCACCGCGCGGCCGAGCACAGAGTCAGCACAGCCGAGAACTGAGAAAGGCACATCGTGA
- a CDS encoding mannose-1-phosphate guanyltransferase, translated as MKAVVMAGGEGTRLRPMTSSMPKPLLPVANRPIMEHVLRLLKRHGLNETVVTVQFLASLVKNYFGDGEELGMELTYANEEKPLGTAGSVKNAEEALKDDTFLVISGDALTDFDLTDLINFHKEKGALVTVCLTRVPNPLEFGITIVDEEGKVERFLEKPTWGQVFSDTVNTGIYVMEPEVFDYVEADVPVDWSGDVFPQLMKEGKPIYGYVAEGYWEDVGTHESYVKAQADVLEGKVDVDIDGFEISPGVWVAEGAEVHPDAVLRGPLYIGDYAKVEAGAEIREHTVVGSNVVVKSGAFLHKAVVHDNVYVGPHSNLRGCVVGKNTDIMRAARIEDGAVIGDECLVGEESIVQGNVRVYPFKTIEAGAFVNTSVIWESRGQAHLFGARGVSGILNVEITPELAVRLAGAYATTLKKGATVTTARDHSRGARALKRAVISALQASAIEVRDLENVPLPVARQQTARGSAGGIMIRTTPGVPDSVDIMFFDSQGADLSQASQRKLDRVFARQEYRRAFPGEIGDLHFPSSVFDSYTGSLLRNVDTTGIAESGLKVVVDASNGSAGLVLPSLLGKLGVDSLTINPGLDETRPTESAEARRKGLVRLGEIVASARAAFGVRFDPVGERLSLVDEKGRIVEDDRALLVMLDLVAAERRSGRVALPVTTTRIAEQVAAYHGTQVEWTTTSPDDLTRVGAEESTIFGGDGKGGFIVPEFSSVFDGTAAFVRLIGLVARTQLTLSQIDARIPRAHVLKRDLATPWAVKGLVMRRVVEAAGDRHVDTTDGVRVVEADGRWVMVLPDPAEAVTHLWAEGPDDASAQALLDEWSAVVDSAGR; from the coding sequence ATGAAGGCCGTCGTGATGGCCGGCGGCGAAGGCACGCGCCTTCGCCCTATGACCTCGAGCATGCCCAAGCCGCTCCTGCCGGTGGCCAACCGGCCGATCATGGAGCACGTTCTGCGGCTGCTCAAAAGGCATGGTCTCAACGAGACCGTCGTCACCGTGCAGTTCCTGGCCTCGCTGGTCAAGAACTACTTCGGTGACGGCGAGGAGCTCGGAATGGAGCTCACCTATGCCAACGAGGAGAAGCCTCTCGGTACCGCGGGAAGCGTCAAGAACGCCGAAGAGGCGTTGAAGGACGACACCTTCCTCGTCATCTCCGGTGACGCTCTGACCGACTTCGACCTCACGGACCTGATCAACTTCCACAAGGAAAAGGGAGCCCTGGTCACCGTCTGCCTGACGCGGGTGCCGAATCCGCTGGAATTCGGCATCACCATCGTCGACGAGGAAGGCAAGGTCGAGCGCTTCCTGGAGAAGCCGACCTGGGGCCAGGTCTTCTCGGACACGGTGAACACCGGCATCTACGTGATGGAGCCCGAGGTCTTCGACTACGTCGAGGCCGATGTGCCCGTCGACTGGTCCGGGGACGTCTTCCCGCAGCTCATGAAGGAAGGCAAGCCGATCTACGGCTATGTCGCCGAGGGCTACTGGGAAGACGTCGGCACCCACGAGAGCTACGTGAAGGCGCAGGCCGACGTCCTCGAGGGCAAGGTCGACGTCGACATCGACGGCTTCGAGATCTCCCCCGGCGTGTGGGTGGCCGAAGGCGCCGAGGTGCACCCCGACGCCGTCCTGCGGGGGCCGCTCTACATCGGCGACTACGCCAAGGTGGAAGCCGGAGCCGAGATCCGCGAGCACACCGTCGTCGGATCCAACGTCGTCGTCAAGAGCGGCGCCTTCCTGCACAAGGCCGTGGTGCACGACAACGTGTACGTCGGGCCGCACAGCAACCTGCGCGGATGCGTGGTCGGCAAGAACACCGACATCATGCGGGCCGCGCGGATCGAGGACGGCGCGGTCATCGGCGACGAGTGCCTGGTCGGTGAAGAATCGATCGTCCAGGGCAATGTGCGGGTCTACCCCTTCAAGACGATCGAGGCCGGTGCCTTCGTCAACACCTCGGTCATCTGGGAGTCCAGGGGACAGGCGCACCTCTTCGGCGCCCGCGGCGTCTCCGGCATCCTGAACGTCGAGATCACACCCGAACTCGCGGTGCGGCTGGCCGGCGCGTACGCCACGACGCTGAAGAAGGGCGCGACGGTCACCACCGCGCGTGACCACTCCCGTGGTGCCCGCGCGCTGAAGCGGGCGGTGATCTCCGCGCTGCAGGCCAGCGCGATCGAGGTCCGGGACCTGGAGAACGTACCGCTGCCGGTGGCGCGGCAGCAGACCGCGCGGGGCAGTGCCGGCGGCATCATGATCCGGACCACGCCGGGCGTGCCGGACTCCGTGGACATCATGTTCTTCGACAGCCAGGGCGCGGATCTGTCGCAGGCCAGCCAGCGCAAGCTCGACCGGGTGTTCGCGCGGCAGGAGTACCGGCGGGCCTTCCCGGGCGAGATCGGAGACCTGCACTTCCCGTCCAGCGTGTTCGACTCGTACACCGGGTCGCTGCTGCGCAACGTCGACACGACCGGGATCGCCGAGTCCGGGCTGAAGGTCGTCGTCGACGCGTCGAACGGCAGCGCGGGCCTGGTGCTGCCGAGCCTGCTCGGCAAGCTCGGGGTGGACTCCCTGACCATCAACCCGGGCCTGGACGAGACCAGGCCGACCGAGTCCGCGGAGGCGCGGCGCAAGGGGCTGGTGCGCCTCGGTGAGATCGTCGCGTCCGCGCGCGCGGCGTTCGGCGTGCGGTTCGACCCGGTCGGCGAGCGGCTGTCGCTGGTCGACGAGAAGGGGCGGATCGTCGAGGACGACCGGGCGCTGCTGGTGATGCTCGACCTGGTGGCCGCCGAGCGGCGCAGCGGACGGGTGGCCCTGCCCGTCACCACGACCCGGATCGCGGAACAGGTGGCGGCATACCACGGGACGCAGGTGGAGTGGACCACCACGTCGCCGGACGACCTGACCCGGGTCGGGGCCGAGGAGTCGACGATCTTCGGCGGGGACGGCAAGGGCGGCTTCATCGTTCCGGAGTTCAGCAGTGTCTTCGACGGCACGGCGGCCTTCGTGCGGCTGATCGGGCTGGTGGCCCGCACCCAGCTCACCCTGAGCCAGATCGACGCCCGGATTCCGCGGGCTCACGTCCTCAAGCGGGACCTCGCGACTCCGTGGGCCGTCAAGGGCCTCGTCATGCGGCGGGTCGTCGAGGCGGCCGGAGACCGTCACGTCGACACCACGGACGGTGTGCGCGTGGTGGAGGCCGACGGACGCTGGGTGATGGTGCTGCCCGACCCGGCGGAGGCGGTCACCCACCTGTGGGCCGAGGGGCCGGACGACGCCTCCGCCCAGGCCCTGCTCGACGAGTGGTCGGCGGTCGTGGACAGCGCCGGCCGGTAG
- a CDS encoding small basic family protein, with translation MIAVLGLVVGVVAGLLVRPEVPAVVEPYLPIAVVAALDAVFGGLRAMLDGIFDDKVFVVSFLSNVVVAALIVFLGDKLGVGAQLSTGVVVVLGIRIFSNAAAIRRHVFRA, from the coding sequence GTGATCGCCGTACTGGGCCTCGTCGTGGGAGTCGTGGCCGGCCTGTTGGTCCGGCCCGAGGTTCCGGCGGTCGTCGAGCCGTATCTGCCGATCGCCGTGGTGGCGGCGCTCGACGCCGTCTTCGGTGGCCTGCGGGCCATGCTCGACGGCATCTTCGACGACAAGGTCTTCGTGGTCTCGTTCCTGTCGAACGTGGTCGTCGCCGCGCTGATCGTGTTCCTGGGCGACAAGTTGGGCGTGGGCGCCCAGCTGTCCACCGGTGTGGTGGTCGTGCTCGGCATCCGCATCTTCTCCAACGCCGCGGCGATCCGCCGGCACGTGTTCCGGGCGTGA
- a CDS encoding FHA domain-containing protein — MGGAWWKLSGGHGRCEDVRLDQCVQSGFVLPHGRVCFGQGESPVKLFAKLFGKSAREDRDSNATARHRAQPDAEGQRPLFRDQVAGPGGDIPGGQGAPSVDPAQSGGIGFGQPSAPGTGGGFPSGPYASSAPAGQPRQEDPSMSVLVCTRCGNRNAQSSRFCSNCGAPLRPGAAPERPSETTSTISISGLEAYDAEATGQTAMPTLSPEAQAAVDALPLGSALLVVRRGPNSGSRFLLDSDLTTAGRHPQSDIFLDDVTVSRRHVEFRRGPDGSFTVADVGSLNGTYVNRERIDQVALSNGDEVQIGKYRLVFHASRQGI; from the coding sequence TTGGGTGGTGCGTGGTGGAAACTGTCTGGTGGACACGGACGTTGTGAGGATGTCCGGCTCGACCAGTGTGTGCAATCAGGGTTCGTCCTGCCCCACGGGCGGGTCTGTTTCGGTCAAGGGGAATCGCCCGTGAAGTTGTTTGCGAAGTTGTTCGGCAAGAGCGCACGAGAGGACCGCGACAGCAACGCGACCGCTCGCCATCGCGCCCAGCCTGACGCGGAGGGCCAGCGCCCGCTGTTCCGGGACCAGGTGGCTGGTCCGGGCGGTGACATTCCGGGAGGCCAGGGCGCGCCGTCCGTTGACCCTGCCCAGTCCGGCGGCATAGGTTTCGGGCAACCGTCGGCCCCGGGTACGGGCGGAGGGTTCCCCTCCGGTCCGTACGCGTCCAGTGCCCCGGCGGGGCAGCCGCGGCAGGAGGATCCGTCCATGTCGGTCCTGGTGTGTACGAGGTGCGGTAACCGCAACGCGCAGAGCAGCCGCTTCTGTTCGAACTGCGGCGCGCCGCTGCGGCCGGGCGCGGCCCCGGAGCGTCCGTCGGAGACGACCTCCACGATCTCCATCAGCGGGCTGGAGGCCTACGACGCCGAGGCCACCGGTCAGACGGCGATGCCGACGCTCTCCCCGGAGGCGCAGGCCGCCGTCGACGCGCTGCCGCTGGGCTCCGCCCTGCTGGTGGTGCGCCGCGGGCCGAACTCGGGCAGCCGTTTCCTCCTGGACAGCGACCTGACCACGGCCGGCCGTCATCCGCAGAGCGACATCTTCCTGGACGACGTCACCGTCTCCAGGCGGCATGTGGAGTTCCGGCGCGGCCCCGACGGCTCGTTCACGGTGGCCGACGTGGGCAGCCTGAACGGGACGTACGTCAACCGGGAGCGGATCGACCAGGTCGCGCTGTCGAACGGCGACGAGGTGCAGATCGGCAAGTACCGGCTGGTGTTCCACGCCAGCCGGCAGGGCATCTGA
- a CDS encoding bifunctional nuclease family protein, which yields MNELDVVGVRVEMPSNQPIVLLREVGGDRYLPIWIGPGEATAIAFAQQGMAPARPLTHDLFKDVLEAVGQELTEVRITDLREGVFYAELVFASGVEVSARPSDAIALALRTGTPIYGSDGVLDDAGIAIPDEQEDEVEKFREFLDQISPEDFGTSSQ from the coding sequence GTGAACGAGCTCGATGTCGTAGGTGTCCGGGTGGAAATGCCCTCCAACCAACCGATCGTGCTCCTGCGTGAAGTGGGAGGCGACCGTTACCTCCCCATCTGGATCGGGCCGGGGGAGGCGACGGCGATCGCCTTCGCCCAGCAGGGCATGGCCCCCGCGCGGCCGCTGACCCACGACCTGTTCAAGGACGTGCTGGAGGCCGTCGGCCAGGAGCTCACCGAAGTGCGCATCACGGACCTGCGTGAAGGCGTCTTCTACGCGGAGCTGGTGTTCGCCAGCGGAGTCGAGGTGAGCGCCCGTCCTTCCGATGCCATAGCGCTGGCCCTGCGCACCGGCACGCCGATCTACGGCAGTGACGGGGTGCTGGACGACGCCGGTATCGCGATCCCGGACGAGCAGGAGGACGAGGTGGAGAAGTTCCGCGAGTTCCTCGACCAGATCTCGCCCGAGGACTTCGGCACCAGCAGCCAGTGA
- a CDS encoding MerR family transcriptional regulator → MRSSGDGTAGGVPGRGFGERGPYPLHGRAADHTPQRPAAVPDGEGAEPRAAEEVGYRGPTACAAAGITYRQLDYWARTGLVEPSVRPAYGSGTQRLYSFRDVVVLKIVKRFLDTGVSLQNIRTTVQHLRERGFRDLERMTLMSDGATVYECTSPDEVHALLQGGQGVFGIAVGVVWRDVENALSQLHGERIDTGETLVGQNPADELARRRNRAV, encoded by the coding sequence GTGAGAAGCAGCGGCGACGGTACGGCTGGGGGTGTCCCCGGACGCGGTTTCGGGGAGCGCGGTCCGTATCCGCTTCACGGCAGGGCGGCCGATCACACTCCGCAGCGGCCTGCGGCGGTGCCCGACGGCGAGGGAGCGGAGCCCCGGGCGGCCGAGGAGGTCGGCTACCGGGGACCGACGGCCTGCGCGGCCGCCGGCATCACCTACCGGCAACTCGACTACTGGGCGCGCACGGGCCTGGTCGAGCCGAGCGTGCGGCCCGCCTACGGATCCGGGACCCAGCGGCTCTACAGCTTCCGCGACGTCGTCGTTCTCAAGATCGTCAAGCGGTTCCTCGACACCGGGGTGTCCCTGCAGAACATCCGCACCACGGTGCAGCACCTCAGGGAACGCGGTTTCCGCGATCTCGAGCGCATGACGCTGATGAGCGACGGCGCGACGGTGTACGAGTGCACCTCGCCCGACGAGGTCCACGCGCTGCTCCAGGGCGGCCAGGGAGTCTTCGGGATCGCGGTGGGCGTGGTCTGGCGGGACGTCGAGAACGCGCTGTCCCAGTTGCACGGGGAGCGCATCGACACGGGGGAGACGCTGGTCGGGCAGAACCCGGCCGACGAGCTGGCACGGCGGCGCAACCGCGCGGTCTGA
- a CDS encoding DUF881 domain-containing protein yields MSNLDETGENRLRRELPEEVPAAAPRAGEPEEAAEPALTGRQRLVKGLWPPRVTRAQLIVAVLLFGLGFGLAVQVASNSDGDDALRGARQEDLVRILDELDDRTQRLEDEKQGLEKQRDELENSSNQAEEARRQTIEKERQLGVLAGTVAAEGPGITMTIEDTKGTVEADMLLDAIQELRAAGAEAIQVNGVRVVAGTYLTDSGKSVSVDGNKINTPYRFKVIGKPQDLEPALNIPGGVVQTLEKEQATVTVERSDKIVVDALRAAERPDYARSSSR; encoded by the coding sequence ATGAGCAACCTGGACGAAACGGGCGAGAACCGGCTGCGCAGGGAGCTGCCCGAGGAGGTGCCGGCGGCCGCGCCGCGGGCCGGTGAGCCGGAGGAAGCGGCCGAGCCGGCGCTCACCGGCCGGCAGCGGCTGGTGAAGGGGCTGTGGCCGCCGCGCGTCACGCGGGCCCAACTCATCGTGGCGGTGCTGCTGTTCGGGCTGGGCTTCGGCCTGGCCGTGCAGGTCGCGTCGAACAGCGACGGCGACGACGCCCTGCGCGGCGCGCGCCAGGAGGATCTGGTCCGCATCCTCGATGAACTCGACGACCGCACCCAGCGTCTTGAAGACGAGAAGCAGGGGCTCGAGAAGCAGCGGGACGAGCTGGAGAACAGCTCGAACCAGGCGGAGGAGGCCCGTCGCCAGACGATCGAGAAGGAGCGGCAACTCGGCGTCCTCGCGGGCACGGTGGCCGCGGAGGGCCCCGGCATCACCATGACCATCGAGGACACGAAGGGGACGGTCGAGGCGGACATGCTGCTCGACGCCATCCAGGAGCTGCGGGCCGCGGGCGCGGAGGCGATCCAGGTGAACGGCGTCCGTGTGGTTGCCGGCACCTACCTCACGGATTCCGGCAAAAGCGTGAGCGTCGACGGGAACAAGATCAACACGCCCTATCGTTTCAAGGTCATCGGCAAGCCGCAGGACCTCGAACCGGCGCTGAACATCCCTGGAGGCGTGGTGCAGACGCTCGAGAAGGAGCAGGCCACCGTGACCGTCGAGCGGTCCGACAAGATCGTCGTGGACGCCTTGCGGGCCGCGGAGCGACCTGACTACGCTCGGTCGTCCTCCCGGTGA
- a CDS encoding PRC-barrel domain-containing protein, translating into MQTDIDPRNLIGRKAFDRNGTKIGTIDEVYLDDATGVPEWAAIRTGLFSRDAFVPLEPSELVEGSLHVPFERALIKDAPDFGVGRHLSPDQELQLYHHYGLDIASPPALPDHEFGKLAGTDET; encoded by the coding sequence GTGCAGACCGACATCGATCCGCGCAACCTGATCGGCCGCAAGGCGTTCGACCGCAATGGCACCAAGATCGGCACCATCGACGAGGTCTACCTCGACGACGCGACCGGTGTGCCGGAGTGGGCGGCCATACGCACGGGCCTGTTCAGCAGGGACGCCTTCGTCCCCCTCGAGCCCAGCGAGCTGGTCGAGGGCAGCCTCCACGTGCCCTTCGAGCGCGCCCTGATCAAGGACGCCCCCGACTTCGGCGTGGGCCGGCATCTCTCCCCCGACCAGGAACTCCAGCTCTACCACCACTACGGCCTCGACATCGCGTCCCCGCCCGCCCTCCCCGACCACGAGTTCGGCAAGCTGGCGGGTACGGACGAGACCTGA
- a CDS encoding MerR family transcriptional regulator: MLQTPSGGAGHGTAAADSGLMSIGTVLNVLREEFPEVTISKIRFLESEGLIEPQRTPSGYRKFSAGDVERLGHVLRMQRDHYLPLKVIREHLDAMERGEEVRLPALGRQRDGEAVPEQTDGPTAARIGRAELLAAAGIDERQLAEWEAYGLITALADGVYDAEAVTVAALVAELGRFGIEPRHLRLMKAAADREAGLVDQVVAPLRRHRNPQTRALAEARTKELAGLTMRLHAALVRTALGVRLP; encoded by the coding sequence ATGCTTCAAACACCGAGCGGCGGTGCCGGCCACGGTACCGCCGCCGCGGACAGTGGGCTGATGAGCATCGGCACGGTGCTGAACGTGCTGCGCGAGGAGTTCCCCGAGGTCACGATCTCCAAGATCCGTTTCCTGGAGTCCGAGGGGCTGATCGAACCGCAGCGGACTCCTTCGGGATACCGCAAGTTCAGCGCCGGTGACGTCGAGCGTCTCGGCCACGTCCTGAGGATGCAGCGGGACCACTATCTGCCGCTCAAGGTGATCCGCGAGCACCTCGATGCGATGGAGCGCGGTGAGGAGGTACGGCTTCCCGCGCTCGGCAGGCAGCGTGACGGGGAGGCCGTGCCGGAGCAGACGGACGGGCCCACGGCGGCCCGGATCGGGCGGGCCGAGCTGCTCGCCGCCGCCGGGATCGACGAGCGCCAGCTGGCCGAGTGGGAGGCGTACGGCCTGATCACGGCCCTGGCGGACGGGGTGTACGACGCGGAGGCCGTCACCGTGGCGGCCCTGGTGGCCGAGCTGGGGCGCTTCGGGATCGAGCCGCGTCACCTGCGGCTGATGAAGGCCGCCGCCGACCGGGAGGCCGGACTGGTCGACCAGGTGGTCGCTCCGCTGAGACGCCACCGCAATCCCCAGACCCGGGCACTCGCCGAGGCGCGGACCAAGGAGCTGGCGGGCCTCACCATGAGGCTGCACGCGGCGCTGGTGCGGACCGCGCTCGGGGTGCGGCTGCCCTGA